From one Euzebyales bacterium genomic stretch:
- a CDS encoding nitroreductase family protein produces the protein MELADIVARRRMVRRYRPDPVSPAAVEHIVEIARRAPSAGFAQAVSFVVVTDADVRQRIAEVCDEPDHIARGRAPWLSVAPVHVLPCVRPRTYRDRYAEPDKAGGRGPDDWAVPFWWVDGGAALMLLLLAAVDAGLDAGLLDLADREGVRALLGIPEDVEPVGLVTIGHPADTQPPSSGTRRPRRPLAEQLHWQHW, from the coding sequence ATGGAGCTCGCTGACATCGTCGCGCGCCGGCGGATGGTCCGCCGGTACCGCCCCGATCCGGTGAGCCCGGCCGCCGTCGAGCACATCGTCGAGATCGCCCGACGCGCGCCCAGCGCTGGCTTCGCCCAGGCGGTGTCGTTCGTCGTGGTCACAGATGCCGACGTGCGGCAACGCATCGCCGAGGTCTGCGACGAGCCGGACCACATCGCACGGGGCCGGGCGCCGTGGCTGTCGGTCGCGCCGGTCCACGTCCTTCCCTGCGTGCGCCCCCGTACGTACCGCGACCGGTACGCCGAACCGGACAAGGCGGGCGGTCGCGGCCCCGACGACTGGGCGGTCCCGTTCTGGTGGGTCGACGGGGGCGCAGCACTGATGCTGCTGCTGCTGGCCGCGGTCGACGCCGGCCTCGATGCGGGCCTGCTCGACCTCGCCGACCGCGAAGGCGTGCGCGCCCTGCTGGGGATCCCCGAGGACGTCGAGCCGGTCGGGCTGGTCACGATCGGCCACCCGGCCGACACTCAGCCGCCATCGTCGGGCACCCGCCGCCCGCGCCGCCCGTTGGCCGAGCAGCTGCACTGGCAGCACTGGTGA